Proteins encoded by one window of Bactrocera oleae isolate idBacOlea1 chromosome 4, idBacOlea1, whole genome shotgun sequence:
- the Pgls gene encoding probable 6-phosphogluconolactonase, which produces MSKIVVDNESEVIERLATEISRCAKRAIVESSVFRVGLSGGSVLNFLSKAIPRIQTDLSKWKFFFCDERYVNETDPESTYGTYKIKLVPQTDLQLHQFEPINVNLPLAECAADYEQKIRVEFGASVGSIPEFDLLLLGMGPDGHTCSLFPDHALLDEKTLLIASIADSPKPPPQRVTMTLPLINNAKSCIFAMCGASKAEMVKRVFVDKESLPAGKVSPKNGELVLIFDAEAGKYIQK; this is translated from the exons atgtcGAAAATAGTTGTGGACAATGAATCAGAGGTGATCGAGCGCCTTGCAACCGAAATTTCGAGATGCGCGAAACGAGCAATTGTTGAAAGCAGCGTCTTTCGCGTAGGACTCTCAG gTGGTTCCGTGTTAAACTTTCTAAGCAAAGCAATTCCACGTATTCAAACTGACTTGagtaaatggaaatttttcttctGTGACGAGCGATATGTTAACGAAACAGATCCAGAATCAACTTACGgcacttataaaataaaactggtACCACAAACAGACCTACAGTTACATCAATTTGAACCAATTAACGTGAATTTGCCACTAGCGGAATGTGCCGCTGATTATGAGCAAAAAATAAGAGTAGAGTTCGGTGCAAGCGTTGGTTCAATTCCTGAGTTTGATTTGTTACTTCTGGGGATGGGGCCTGATGGTCATACCTGCTCTTTGTTTCCCGATCACGCGCTACTCGATGAGAAAACGCTTTTGATAGCATCCATTGCTGATTCACCAAAACCGCCGCCACAGCGGGTCACAATGACCTTGCCGCTTATCAATAATGCCAAGTCTTGTATATTTGCTATGTGCGGTGCAAGCAAAGCAGAAATGGTTAAA CGTGTGTTCGTTGATAAGGAGAGTTTACCAGCTGGAAAAGTTTCGCCTAAAAATGGTGAACTAGTGCTCATATTTGACGCTGAAGCtggcaaatatatacaaaaataa
- the LOC106619385 gene encoding sodium-dependent nutrient amino acid transporter 1 isoform X3 — MSVRSQTRVLCIIITKPFHLQSCILCIGLGQAFMVYLLATYYESICALIAYYLVQSFRDPLPWSYCRPEWGSNCIDSAPRSWLDGAKFIDTVRTANWSLVYINLTRDNNKRIISSSELYFVKDVLREKDNIDDGIGLPNWELVLGLLVSWTTIFLVIRRGVKSSGKASYFLALFPYVIMAVLLVRAVTLPGSADGIIYFIKPDWSKILDPKVWYAAVTQCFYSLSVCFGNIIMYASYNKFDHNIHRDAMIVTTLDTFTSLISGFTIFGILGNLAYEIGTDDIGTVVKGGTGLAFISYPDAIAKFKTLPQIFSVLFFLMLFILGIGSNIAMTSCTVTAIRDSFPHVKQWHCALAISVISFFIGLAYVTPGGQFILTLVDFYGASMIALILGILELYVLGWVYGVDRLCKDIEFMIGHRVGNYWRWCWAFITPSIMTLILIYFYATYESLTYNNVQYPNWAYALGWTITALGVLQVPIWAIVAIIRQPGESLTEKVYGAFRPVGNWGPSDPLLREQYNKDRAHDSSNTSCWSKIKKNLTG, encoded by the exons ATGTCAGTACGATCGCAAACGCGAGTGTTATGCATCATCATAACAAAACCATTTCATCTGCAGAGTTGTATTTTAT GTATTGGCTTAGGGCAGGCTTTCATGGTATACCTATTGGCTACATATTACGAGTCCATATGTGCACTAATCGCATACTATCTGGTGCAATCATTCCGTGACCCGCTGCCCTGGTCCTACTGTCGACCGGAGTGGGGATCGAATTGTATTGATTCTGCGCCACGTAGTTGGCTCGATGGAGCCAAATTCATAGACACAGTTCGAACTGCCAATTGGAGTTTGGTTTACATTAATCTAACAAGGGACAATAATAAGCGCATAATCTCGAGTTCGGAATTATACTTTGT CAAGGATGTACTGCGCGAGAAGGATAACATTGACGATGGCATTGGTTTGCCGAACTGGGAACTGGTGTTAGGACTTCTTGTATCGTGGacaacaatatttttagttatacgCAGAGGTGTGAAAAGTTCAGGCAAAGCTTCTTATTTTCTGGCTTTATTTCCCTATGTAATTATGGCTGTGTTATTGGTGCGCGCAGTTACTTTACCAGGTTCCGCGGACGGCATAATCTACTTTATAAAGCCCGATTGGAGCAAAATTCTGGATCCTAAG gtTTGGTATGCCGCGGTCACTCAGTGCTTTTACTCACTATCCGTCTGCTTTGGTAACATAATCATGTACGCTTCGTACAACAAGTTTGATCATAACATCCACCGCGACGCAATGATTGTCACTACGTTGGATACGTTCACATCGCTCATTTCAGGTTTTACCATATTTGGCATTTTGGGAAATTTGGCCTATGAAATTGGTACGGATGACATCGGTACAGTGGTCAAAGGTGGCACCGGACTTGCCTTTATTTCGTACCCGGATGCGATTGCCAAGTTCAAAACTTTGCCGCAAATATTCTCAGTACTGTTTTTCCTGATGCTCTTCATTCTGGGCATCGGTTCAAACATAGCAATGACATCGTGTACCGTCACGGCAATACGCGACAGCTTTCCCCACGTTAAGCAATGGCACTGTGCATTAGCTATATCCGTAATTAGTTTCTTTATTGGGTTAGCCTACGTGACAccg GGCGGCCAATTTATTTTGACTTTGGTGGACTTCTATGGCGCTTCTATGATCGCACTGATTTTGGGCATATTGGAGTTGTATGTTTTGGGTTGGGTTTATGGCGTGGATCGGCTATGCAAGGACATCGAGTTCATGATTGGCCATAGAGTAGGCAACTATTGGCGTTGGTGTTGGGCTTTCATCACACCCAGCATAATGACACTGATTCTGATTTACTTTTATGCGACATATGAATCGTTAACCTACAACAATGTTCAGTATCCTAACTGGGCGTATG CGTTGGGTTGGACAATTACTGCTTTGGGAGTTCTTCAAGTTCCAATATGGGCTATAGTGGCTATTATACGCCAACCAGGTGAAAGTTTAACTGAAAAAGTTTATGGTGCCTTCAGACCCGTTGGTAACTGGGGACCATCAGATCCATTACTTCGCGAACAATACAACAAAGATCGGGCGCACGATTCGAGCAACACAAGTTGCTGGAGTAAAATCAAGAAGAATTTAACCGGTTAA
- the LOC106619385 gene encoding sodium-dependent nutrient amino acid transporter 1 isoform X1, protein MDMPHENPAFIGDDGKSVNGRSRALRNSDEEAKLSEKDSKENERATWGKGVEFLFSCIAMSVGLGNVWRFPFTALDNGGGAFLIPYLIVLFLIGKPIYYLEMAIGQFSSSGSVKVFNLCPAMKGIGIGQVLSISFVTTYYVAIMGMIVRYLFDSFKSPLPWTVCDDAWNETCVASGTIPASEPIIEISTGVPSVVNNNALHNVSTIANASVMHHHNKTISSAELYFIKDVLREKDNIDDGIGLPNWELVLGLLVSWTTIFLVIRRGVKSSGKASYFLALFPYVIMAVLLVRAVTLPGSADGIIYFIKPDWSKILDPKVWYAAVTQCFYSLSVCFGNIIMYASYNKFDHNIHRDAMIVTTLDTFTSLISGFTIFGILGNLAYEIGTDDIGTVVKGGTGLAFISYPDAIAKFKTLPQIFSVLFFLMLFILGIGSNIAMTSCTVTAIRDSFPHVKQWHCALAISVISFFIGLAYVTPGGQFILTLVDFYGASMIALILGILELYVLGWVYGVDRLCKDIEFMIGHRVGNYWRWCWAFITPSIMTLILIYFYATYESLTYNNVQYPNWAYALGWTITALGVLQVPIWAIVAIIRQPGESLTEKVYGAFRPVGNWGPSDPLLREQYNKDRAHDSSNTSCWSKIKKNLTG, encoded by the exons ATGGATATGCCTCATGAAAATCCAGCCTTTATTGGAGATGACGGAAAATCTGTAAACGGACGATCGAGAGCCTTGCGAAATTCGGACGAAGAGGCG AAGCTGTCTGAAAAAGATTCTAAGGAGAATGAACGCGCCACGTGGGGCAAAGGTGTAGAGTTTCTTTTCTCGTGTATTGCCATGTCTGTGGGCCTGGGCAATGTATGGCGCTTTCCTTTTACGGCGCTGGATAACGGCGGTGGAGCTTTCTTGATACCTTATCTTatagtattatttttaatcGGTAAGCCGATTTATTATTTAGAAATGGCGATAGGACAGTTCTCGAGTAGTGGATCAGTAAAAGTATTCAACTTGTGTCCAGCCATGAAGG GTATTGGTATTGGTCAAGTATTGTCCATTTCGTTTGTGACCACCTACTACGTGGCGATTATGGGCATGATTGTGCGCTATTTGTTTGATTCATTCAAATCCCCGTTACCGTGGACAGTATGCGACGATGCATGGAATGAAACCTGCGTCGCATCTGGCACAATACCTGCATCAGAACCCATAATCGAAATTTCAACAGGAGTGCCATCTGTAGTAAACAACAACGCATTACATAATGTCAGTACGATCGCAAACGCGAGTGTTATGCATCATCATAACAAAACCATTTCATCTGCAGAGTTGTATTTTAT CAAGGATGTACTGCGCGAGAAGGATAACATTGACGATGGCATTGGTTTGCCGAACTGGGAACTGGTGTTAGGACTTCTTGTATCGTGGacaacaatatttttagttatacgCAGAGGTGTGAAAAGTTCAGGCAAAGCTTCTTATTTTCTGGCTTTATTTCCCTATGTAATTATGGCTGTGTTATTGGTGCGCGCAGTTACTTTACCAGGTTCCGCGGACGGCATAATCTACTTTATAAAGCCCGATTGGAGCAAAATTCTGGATCCTAAG gtTTGGTATGCCGCGGTCACTCAGTGCTTTTACTCACTATCCGTCTGCTTTGGTAACATAATCATGTACGCTTCGTACAACAAGTTTGATCATAACATCCACCGCGACGCAATGATTGTCACTACGTTGGATACGTTCACATCGCTCATTTCAGGTTTTACCATATTTGGCATTTTGGGAAATTTGGCCTATGAAATTGGTACGGATGACATCGGTACAGTGGTCAAAGGTGGCACCGGACTTGCCTTTATTTCGTACCCGGATGCGATTGCCAAGTTCAAAACTTTGCCGCAAATATTCTCAGTACTGTTTTTCCTGATGCTCTTCATTCTGGGCATCGGTTCAAACATAGCAATGACATCGTGTACCGTCACGGCAATACGCGACAGCTTTCCCCACGTTAAGCAATGGCACTGTGCATTAGCTATATCCGTAATTAGTTTCTTTATTGGGTTAGCCTACGTGACAccg GGCGGCCAATTTATTTTGACTTTGGTGGACTTCTATGGCGCTTCTATGATCGCACTGATTTTGGGCATATTGGAGTTGTATGTTTTGGGTTGGGTTTATGGCGTGGATCGGCTATGCAAGGACATCGAGTTCATGATTGGCCATAGAGTAGGCAACTATTGGCGTTGGTGTTGGGCTTTCATCACACCCAGCATAATGACACTGATTCTGATTTACTTTTATGCGACATATGAATCGTTAACCTACAACAATGTTCAGTATCCTAACTGGGCGTATG CGTTGGGTTGGACAATTACTGCTTTGGGAGTTCTTCAAGTTCCAATATGGGCTATAGTGGCTATTATACGCCAACCAGGTGAAAGTTTAACTGAAAAAGTTTATGGTGCCTTCAGACCCGTTGGTAACTGGGGACCATCAGATCCATTACTTCGCGAACAATACAACAAAGATCGGGCGCACGATTCGAGCAACACAAGTTGCTGGAGTAAAATCAAGAAGAATTTAACCGGTTAA
- the LOC106619385 gene encoding sodium-dependent nutrient amino acid transporter 1 isoform X2, protein MDMPHENPAFIGDDGKSVNGRSRALRNSDEEAKLSEKDSKENERATWGKGVEFLFSCIAMSVGLGNVWRFPFTALDNGGGAFLIPYLIVLFLIGKPIYYLEMAIGQFSSSGSVKVFNLCPAMKGIGLGQAFMVYLLATYYESICALIAYYLVQSFRDPLPWSYCRPEWGSNCIDSAPRSWLDGAKFIDTVRTANWSLVYINLTRDNNKRIISSSELYFVKDVLREKDNIDDGIGLPNWELVLGLLVSWTTIFLVIRRGVKSSGKASYFLALFPYVIMAVLLVRAVTLPGSADGIIYFIKPDWSKILDPKVWYAAVTQCFYSLSVCFGNIIMYASYNKFDHNIHRDAMIVTTLDTFTSLISGFTIFGILGNLAYEIGTDDIGTVVKGGTGLAFISYPDAIAKFKTLPQIFSVLFFLMLFILGIGSNIAMTSCTVTAIRDSFPHVKQWHCALAISVISFFIGLAYVTPGGQFILTLVDFYGASMIALILGILELYVLGWVYGVDRLCKDIEFMIGHRVGNYWRWCWAFITPSIMTLILIYFYATYESLTYNNVQYPNWAYALGWTITALGVLQVPIWAIVAIIRQPGESLTEKVYGAFRPVGNWGPSDPLLREQYNKDRAHDSSNTSCWSKIKKNLTG, encoded by the exons ATGGATATGCCTCATGAAAATCCAGCCTTTATTGGAGATGACGGAAAATCTGTAAACGGACGATCGAGAGCCTTGCGAAATTCGGACGAAGAGGCG AAGCTGTCTGAAAAAGATTCTAAGGAGAATGAACGCGCCACGTGGGGCAAAGGTGTAGAGTTTCTTTTCTCGTGTATTGCCATGTCTGTGGGCCTGGGCAATGTATGGCGCTTTCCTTTTACGGCGCTGGATAACGGCGGTGGAGCTTTCTTGATACCTTATCTTatagtattatttttaatcGGTAAGCCGATTTATTATTTAGAAATGGCGATAGGACAGTTCTCGAGTAGTGGATCAGTAAAAGTATTCAACTTGTGTCCAGCCATGAAGG GTATTGGCTTAGGGCAGGCTTTCATGGTATACCTATTGGCTACATATTACGAGTCCATATGTGCACTAATCGCATACTATCTGGTGCAATCATTCCGTGACCCGCTGCCCTGGTCCTACTGTCGACCGGAGTGGGGATCGAATTGTATTGATTCTGCGCCACGTAGTTGGCTCGATGGAGCCAAATTCATAGACACAGTTCGAACTGCCAATTGGAGTTTGGTTTACATTAATCTAACAAGGGACAATAATAAGCGCATAATCTCGAGTTCGGAATTATACTTTGT CAAGGATGTACTGCGCGAGAAGGATAACATTGACGATGGCATTGGTTTGCCGAACTGGGAACTGGTGTTAGGACTTCTTGTATCGTGGacaacaatatttttagttatacgCAGAGGTGTGAAAAGTTCAGGCAAAGCTTCTTATTTTCTGGCTTTATTTCCCTATGTAATTATGGCTGTGTTATTGGTGCGCGCAGTTACTTTACCAGGTTCCGCGGACGGCATAATCTACTTTATAAAGCCCGATTGGAGCAAAATTCTGGATCCTAAG gtTTGGTATGCCGCGGTCACTCAGTGCTTTTACTCACTATCCGTCTGCTTTGGTAACATAATCATGTACGCTTCGTACAACAAGTTTGATCATAACATCCACCGCGACGCAATGATTGTCACTACGTTGGATACGTTCACATCGCTCATTTCAGGTTTTACCATATTTGGCATTTTGGGAAATTTGGCCTATGAAATTGGTACGGATGACATCGGTACAGTGGTCAAAGGTGGCACCGGACTTGCCTTTATTTCGTACCCGGATGCGATTGCCAAGTTCAAAACTTTGCCGCAAATATTCTCAGTACTGTTTTTCCTGATGCTCTTCATTCTGGGCATCGGTTCAAACATAGCAATGACATCGTGTACCGTCACGGCAATACGCGACAGCTTTCCCCACGTTAAGCAATGGCACTGTGCATTAGCTATATCCGTAATTAGTTTCTTTATTGGGTTAGCCTACGTGACAccg GGCGGCCAATTTATTTTGACTTTGGTGGACTTCTATGGCGCTTCTATGATCGCACTGATTTTGGGCATATTGGAGTTGTATGTTTTGGGTTGGGTTTATGGCGTGGATCGGCTATGCAAGGACATCGAGTTCATGATTGGCCATAGAGTAGGCAACTATTGGCGTTGGTGTTGGGCTTTCATCACACCCAGCATAATGACACTGATTCTGATTTACTTTTATGCGACATATGAATCGTTAACCTACAACAATGTTCAGTATCCTAACTGGGCGTATG CGTTGGGTTGGACAATTACTGCTTTGGGAGTTCTTCAAGTTCCAATATGGGCTATAGTGGCTATTATACGCCAACCAGGTGAAAGTTTAACTGAAAAAGTTTATGGTGCCTTCAGACCCGTTGGTAACTGGGGACCATCAGATCCATTACTTCGCGAACAATACAACAAAGATCGGGCGCACGATTCGAGCAACACAAGTTGCTGGAGTAAAATCAAGAAGAATTTAACCGGTTAA
- the Slc45-1 gene encoding proton-associated sugar transporter A, with protein MVGIAAGSSEHSMSSTKNPMIKYMLKARENHARNQKYDYSHVFRRKTRFEMFRLSVIAMAIEFAYAAETSFVSPILLQIGIDHKLMTMAWGVSPIIGFFISPLLGSISDRCTLNWGRRRPIITFLSVGILLGLILVPWGNDLGILLGDVGYNVTPTSNLSAMNDGLAAALISNDVDSAAGPLPSNFKFAAILTILGMVLLDLDADTCQTPARTYMLDVCIPEDQARGLTTFSLLAGFGGTIGYAIGGIDWEKTKFGAALGGNIPTVFGMVTIIFIVCYFVTITTFREIPLNLIERDEMLRPLSASAIKKEISKKNNAVYYIKETDVLELQNATAERNYNTMTPMESYQNGFSPSMAITDKSNEPSQSNNTNNKSTIAIELDECVHTPITLAKYLKSIFVMPKSMRILALTNLLCWMGHVTYCLYFTDFVGEAVFNGDPTALPGTEAAQLYETGVRFGCWGMSVYALSCSIYSISVTKLRKLLGTKVVYITGIVYYGFGMLILAIWPTKWGVIVFSTSAGILYGTISTIPYILVANYHAKDCFRMHNGESVPLKQARGLGTDVAIISSMVFIAQLVISLSIGPLISWMQTTCAILYASTFLAFFAAISAMFVLYV; from the exons ATGGTTGGTATTGCTGCCGGCTCCAGCGAGCACAGTATGTCGTCGACGAAGAATCCTATGATAAAGTATATGTTGAAAGCACGCGAGAATCATGCACGTAATCAGAAATATGACTATTCCCATGTCTTTCGTCGAAAGACACGTTTCGAAATGTTTCGGCTCTCCGTTATTGCAATGGCCATTGAGTTCGCCTATGCTGCAGAAACGTCATTCGTTTCGCCGATATTGTTACAGATAGGCATTGACCACAAACTCATGACTATGGCTTGGGGTGTTTCCCCGATAATCGGTTTCTTTATCTCACCGCTATTAGGTTCGATAAGTGATCGTTGTACACTTAATTGGGGGAGACGTCGACCGATTATAACTTTCCTGTCGGTGGGTATATTACTTGGTTTGATATTGGTACCATGGGGAAACGATCTTGGGATATTATTGGGTGATGTCGGTTATAATGTAACACCAACCAGCAATTTGAGTGCTATGAATGATGGATTAGCGGCTGCTTTGATATCGAATGATGTGGACAGTGCAGCGGGCCCACTACCGTCTAATTTCAAATTTGCTGCAATATTGACTATTTTGGGTATGGTGTTGTTGGATCTGGATGCTGATACGTGTCAAACACCAGCTCGTACGTACATGCTGGACGTGTGTATACCCGAGGATCAAGCTCGTGGGCTCACCACTTTTTCACTGCTTGCGGGTTTCGGTGGTACAATTGGCTACGCTATTGGAGGTATCGATTGGGAGAAGACGAAATTTG GTGCAGCACTCGGCGGTAATATTCCTACCGTTTTCGGAATGGTAACCATTATATTCATAGTTTGTTACTTTGTCACCATTACAACGTTTCGCGAAATTCCGCTAAACCTGATCGAGCGTGACGAAATGTTGAGACCCCTTTCAGCGTCAGCTATAAAGAAGGAAATCAGTAAAAAGAATAATGCCGTCTACTACATTAAAGAG acTGATGTACTGGAGCTACAAAATGCCACAGCGGAAAGGAATTACAACACAATGACTCCAATGGAGAGCTATCAGAATGGTTTTTCACCGTCTATGGCAATTACAGATAAATCAAACGAGCCATCTCAATCaaataacacaaacaacaagAGTACTATAGCTATTGAATTGGATGAATGTGTGCATACGCCTATAACTTTGGCAAAGTATCTGAAGAGTATTTTTGTCATGCCGAAATCAATGCGCATACTCGCTTTAACGAATCTGCTTTGCTGGATGGGTCATGTCACGTATTGTTTATACTTCACGGACTTTGTAGGCGAAGCTGTATTCAATGGTGATCCAACC gctTTACCCGGCACAGAAGCAGCTCAGTTATATGAGACTGGCGTTCGTTTTGGCTGCTGGGGCATGTCTGTGTATGCTCTATCCTGCTCCATCTACTCGATTTCAGTTACAAAGCTAAGGAAGCTGTTAGG taCAAAGGTTGTCTATATTACTGGTATTGTGTATTATGGCTTCGGCATGTTGATATTGGCCATTTGGCCAACCAAGTGGGGTGTAATTGTATTCAGTACTTCAGCCGGCATATTATATGGTACTATTTCCACAATCCCATACATTTTAGTGGCCAATTATCATGCTAAAGATTGT TTTCGCATGCACAATGGTGAGTCGGTTCCACTTAAACAAGCTCGCGGTTTAGGCACCGACGTGGCCATCATAAGCAGTATGGTATTCATAGCGCAACTGGTAATCTCGCTGTCTATAGGTCCATTGATTTCCTGGATGCAGACAACGTGTGCTATATTATATGCGTCTACGTTTTTAGCATTTTTCGCCGCAATATCAGCCATGTTTGTCTTATACGTTTAA